Proteins encoded together in one Pyxidicoccus trucidator window:
- a CDS encoding ABC transporter permease — translation MASSHLRRTVGRILAMAGKEVLHIRRDIRTLYLALAMPVLLLVLFGFGISFDVDHLGLAVVDQDRTEQSRELVRLVTASEEFVLQSEGTSPEGALRELRRGSAVAVLVVPKGFAEDVARGGAQVQLLMDGSDANTATQALAKAQALVEMAGRKLTGSAPRAPPLEVRIRTLFNPNGRSALFLVPGLAAYLLAIVAVLITALTVAREWERGSMEQLFATPVGRLEIVVGKLLPYLGIGILQVLLVITVGTWVFDVPVRGSVVALGLGALLFLVGMLGQGLLISVVTRNQVVATQVATMTSVLPSMLLSGFIFPIENLPPPLRFISMLIPARYFVSTLRGVLLRGNGLDVLWPQLVALALFAAFMLTVATRRFHRRLD, via the coding sequence CGGTGCTGTTGCTGGTGCTCTTCGGCTTCGGCATCAGCTTCGACGTGGACCACCTGGGGCTGGCGGTGGTGGACCAGGACCGGACCGAGCAGTCCCGCGAGCTGGTGCGCCTCGTAACGGCGTCCGAGGAGTTCGTCCTCCAGTCAGAGGGCACCTCGCCCGAAGGCGCGCTGCGCGAGCTGCGGCGCGGGAGCGCGGTGGCGGTGCTGGTGGTGCCGAAGGGCTTCGCGGAGGACGTGGCGCGCGGCGGGGCCCAGGTGCAGCTGCTGATGGATGGCTCGGACGCGAACACCGCCACGCAGGCGCTGGCCAAGGCCCAGGCGCTGGTGGAAATGGCGGGCCGGAAGCTCACGGGCTCGGCTCCGAGGGCGCCTCCGCTGGAGGTGCGGATACGGACGCTGTTCAACCCGAACGGGCGCTCCGCGCTGTTCCTGGTGCCGGGGCTGGCGGCGTACCTGCTGGCGATTGTCGCGGTGCTCATCACCGCGCTCACCGTGGCCCGCGAGTGGGAGCGCGGCTCCATGGAGCAGCTCTTCGCCACGCCCGTGGGGCGGCTGGAGATTGTGGTGGGCAAGCTGCTGCCGTACCTCGGCATCGGCATCCTCCAGGTGCTGCTCGTCATCACCGTGGGCACGTGGGTGTTCGACGTGCCGGTGCGCGGCAGCGTGGTGGCGCTGGGGCTGGGAGCGCTGCTGTTCCTGGTGGGCATGCTGGGCCAGGGGCTGCTCATCTCCGTGGTGACGCGCAACCAGGTGGTGGCCACGCAGGTGGCGACGATGACGTCCGTGCTGCCGTCCATGCTGCTGTCGGGCTTCATCTTCCCCATTGAAAACCTGCCCCCGCCGCTGCGGTTCATCAGCATGCTGATTCCGGCGCGCTACTTCGTGAGCACGCTGCGTGGAGTGCTGCTGCGGGGCAATGGCCTGGACGTGCTGTGGCCGCAACTGGTGGCGCTGGCGCTGTTCGCGGCCTTCATGCTGACGGTGGCCACGCGCCGCTTCCACCGGCGGCTGGACTGA
- a CDS encoding ABC transporter permease: MHPLFVQYRAVVVKEVRQTARDKRVMALLTLAPLVQLFVLGFAVNFDVRHVPTAVVDRDGSSSSREYARTLLAGDTLDLKAEVRDERAAQALVERGEASVALVFPPDFQEDVLRGTGAEVQALVDGSDPVRSGVAADAVARHAVQQAVGKMRAEALARGETPPRQAVELVPRVLYNPELATAVYVVPGIAAMLLLVVTTIIMAMGLARERESGTLEQLQVTPLRPGVLMAGKVTPFVLIGLVDVGLALSVGAWVFGVPLRGNLGLVALATLLYLLSTLGVGLVIATLSRTQQQAFVGGFLFMLPAVLLSGVMTPIRAMPDWLAWITYFNPVRYYVEVLRGTLLKSAGLADLWLQVLLLAVFGTVMMTVASRRFRKTTA; encoded by the coding sequence ATGCATCCACTGTTCGTGCAGTACCGCGCCGTGGTGGTGAAGGAGGTGCGGCAGACGGCGCGCGACAAGCGCGTCATGGCGCTGCTGACGCTGGCGCCCCTCGTCCAGCTCTTCGTCCTGGGCTTCGCGGTGAACTTCGACGTGCGCCACGTGCCCACGGCGGTGGTGGACCGGGACGGGTCTTCGAGCAGCCGGGAGTACGCGCGCACGCTGCTGGCCGGGGACACGCTGGACTTGAAGGCAGAGGTCCGGGACGAGCGCGCCGCGCAGGCGCTCGTGGAGCGTGGCGAGGCGTCCGTGGCGCTGGTGTTCCCTCCCGACTTCCAGGAGGACGTGCTGCGCGGCACGGGGGCCGAGGTGCAGGCGCTGGTGGACGGCTCGGACCCGGTGCGCTCGGGGGTGGCGGCGGACGCGGTAGCGCGGCACGCGGTGCAGCAGGCAGTCGGGAAGATGCGGGCGGAGGCCCTGGCACGAGGAGAGACGCCACCCCGTCAGGCGGTGGAGCTGGTGCCGCGCGTCCTCTACAACCCGGAGCTGGCCACGGCGGTGTACGTGGTGCCGGGCATCGCGGCGATGCTGCTGCTCGTGGTGACCACCATCATCATGGCCATGGGGCTGGCGCGCGAGCGTGAGAGCGGCACGCTGGAGCAGCTCCAGGTGACGCCCCTGCGGCCCGGAGTGCTGATGGCGGGCAAGGTGACGCCGTTCGTCCTGATTGGCCTGGTGGACGTGGGGCTCGCGCTGAGCGTGGGGGCCTGGGTGTTCGGCGTGCCGCTGCGGGGCAACCTGGGGCTGGTGGCGCTGGCCACCCTGCTCTACCTGCTGTCCACGCTGGGCGTGGGGCTCGTCATCGCCACGCTGAGCCGCACGCAGCAGCAGGCCTTCGTCGGAGGCTTCCTCTTCATGCTCCCGGCGGTGCTGCTGTCGGGAGTCATGACGCCCATCCGCGCCATGCCGGACTGGCTGGCGTGGATCACGTACTTCAACCCGGTCCGCTACTACGTGGAGGTGCTGCGCGGCACGCTGCTCAAGAGCGCGGGCCTGGCGGACCTGTGGCTCCAGGTCCTGCTGCTGGCCGTCTTCGGCACGGTGATGATGACGGTGGCCTCGCGCCGGTTCCGCAAGACGACGGCGTGA
- a CDS encoding YdeI/OmpD-associated family protein: MPATKKAPEKKAVVKKAPAKELPIVPFESQRAWETWLAANHASSRGVWLKLAKKSTGVASVTYPEALDVALAWGWIDGQKGSFDDAWWLQKFTPRGAKSVWSKVNREKVQALVDAGKMQPSGLAVVESAKQDGRWEAAYDSQSKATVPEDLATALAANARASAYFATLNAANRYAILWRVHTAKKAETRARRIADFVEMLARNEKLHP, encoded by the coding sequence ATGCCCGCGACGAAGAAGGCCCCCGAGAAGAAGGCCGTGGTGAAGAAGGCGCCCGCGAAGGAGCTTCCCATCGTCCCGTTTGAGAGCCAGCGCGCGTGGGAGACGTGGCTCGCCGCCAACCATGCGTCGTCTCGCGGCGTGTGGCTGAAGCTCGCGAAGAAGTCCACGGGCGTCGCGTCGGTCACCTACCCGGAGGCGCTGGACGTGGCGCTCGCGTGGGGGTGGATCGACGGGCAGAAGGGGAGCTTCGACGACGCGTGGTGGCTCCAGAAGTTCACGCCGCGCGGGGCGAAGAGCGTCTGGTCCAAGGTGAACCGCGAGAAGGTGCAGGCCCTCGTCGACGCGGGGAAGATGCAGCCCTCCGGGCTCGCGGTGGTGGAGAGCGCGAAGCAGGACGGGCGCTGGGAGGCGGCCTACGACTCACAGAGCAAGGCCACCGTGCCCGAGGACCTGGCCACGGCCCTCGCCGCCAACGCCCGTGCCTCGGCGTACTTCGCCACGCTCAACGCCGCCAACCGCTACGCCATCCTGTGGCGTGTCCACACGGCGAAGAAGGCGGAGACCCGGGCCCGGCGCATCGCGGACTTCGTGGAGATGCTCGCCCGGAACGAGAAGCTGCACCCCTGA